From a region of the Sminthopsis crassicaudata isolate SCR6 chromosome 6, ASM4859323v1, whole genome shotgun sequence genome:
- the LOC141547498 gene encoding olfactory receptor 10AG1-like, protein MARNNLTIVVEFILLGFSDVPNLQGFLFAVFFTIYISILLGNGLLIVITKIDSSLQTPMYFFLGNFSFLEICYTSVTLPRMLADLWTQKRTISFLQCAVQTCSLYILGVAECLLLAVMAYDRYVAICKPLYYPLIMNRRICIQLVVVSWIIGVPVLVEETYQIFCLNFCGPNKLNHIFCDAPPLLELACGDTYKREVSVHVAALAFVITPFLLILTSYVKIIITILRLPSTSGRSKAFSTCSSHLIVVVLFYGSGSMVYLRPKSHHSTGSVKVFALFYTTVTPMFNPLIYSLRNKDVIAALRKLCPKLIRSKNHEQNI, encoded by the coding sequence ATGGCAAGAAACAATCTCACAATTGTGGTGGAATTCATTCTCCTGGGATTTTCTGACGTTCCCAACCTCCAAGGGTTTCTCTTTGCAGTTTTCTTTACTATCTATATAAGTATACTGCTAGGAAATGGTCTCCTCATTGTCATAACCAAGATTGACTCAAGCCTCCAAACaccaatgtattttttccttgggaacttttcttttttggaaatctGTTACACATCAGTCACTCTGCCCAGAATGCTGGCAGATCTCTGGACCCAGAAGAGAACTATTTCCTTCTTGCAATGTGCTGTACAAACTTGTTCCCTTTATATTCTGGGAGTGGCAGAGTGCTTGCTCCTGGCTGTGATGGCATATGATCGTTATGTAGCCATCTGTAAGCCTCTCTACTATCCTCTGATCATGAATCGCAGGATTTGTATCCAACTGGTTGTGGTGTCCTGGATCATTGGAGTACCAGTACTGGTAGAGGAAACATATCAGattttctgtctcaatttctgtGGTCCTAATAAACTTAATCACATTTTCTGTGATGCTCCACCATTGCTGGAATTGGCTTGTGGAGACACATATAAAAGAGAGGTCTCTGTCCATGTTGCTGCATTGGCATTTGTCATAACTCCCTTTCTGTTGATACTCACATCCTATGTCAAAATCATAATTACCATCCTGAGACTTCCCTCAACCTCAGGGAGATCCAAAGCTTTTTCCACCTGTTCTTCCCACCTCATTGTTGTAGTCTTATTCTATGGGTCTGGTAGTATGGTGTATTTGAGGCCAAAATCCCATCACTCTACAGGATCAGTCAAAGTGTTTGCTCTTTTCTACACCACTGTGACCCCAATGTTTAACCCCCTTATATATAGCCTGAGAAATAAAGATGTCATTGCTGCACTAAGAAAACTATGTCCTAAGTTAATAAGGTCAAAGAATCATGAGCAAAATATATAA
- the LOC141548090 gene encoding olfactory receptor 10AG1-like, producing the protein MEYTEKVTEGNCTVIMEFILLGFSDLPHLQGFLFGIFLIIYMTILIENGLIIVITKVAPTLQTPMYFFLGNFSFLEICYTSVTLPRMLTQLWTQNRAISLIACAIQLSLFLILGVTESFLLAVMAYDRYVAICKPLYYPLIMNHKVCVQLVIVSWMTGIPIQLIQTYKVISIPFCFNKLNHVFCDVPPLLKLACGNTSEQEFFVYVVAGLFGLVPFLIIFGFYFKIITTILKLPLVTGRQKAFSTCSSHLIVVSLFYGSSIITYFTPKSSQSGIEKILSLFYTIVTPMFNPLIYSLKNKDVTAALKKLLFKILA; encoded by the coding sequence ATGGAATACACAGAAAAAGTGACAGAAGGAAATTGCACTGTCATCATGGAATTTATTCTTCTGGGATTTTCTGACCTCCCACATCTCCAAGGGtttctatttggaatttttttaatcatctataTGACTATCCTCATAGAAAAtggtctcatcattgtcattaccaAAGTTGCTCCAACTCTCCAAACTCCTATGTATTTTTTCTTGGGTAACTTTTCCTTCCTGGAAATCTGCTATACATCAGTAACTCTTCCCAGAATGCTAACACAACTTTGGACACAGAACAGAGCAATTTCTTTGATAGCTTGTGCCATAcaactttcattatttcttattttgggaGTCACGGAAAGTTTCCTTCTGGCTGTGATGGCCTATGATCGTTATGTGGCCATTTGCAAGCCTCTGTACTACCCTCTTATTATGAACCACAAAGTCTGTGTCCAGTTGGTGATTGTTTCCTGGATGACTGGGATTCCTATTCAATTAATACAGACATATAAGGTAATTTCTATTCCCTTCTGTTTTAATAAACTCAATCATGTTTTCTGTGATGTCCCTCCACTGCTAAAGTTGGCTTGTGGAAATACCTCCGAGCAAGAGTTCTTTGTCTATGTGGTTGCTGGGCTATTTGGGTTAGTTCCCTTTCTCATAATTTTTGGATTCTATTTCAAAATTATCACCACTATCCTGAAGCTACCATTGGTTACAGGAAGACAAAAGGCCTTTTCTACTTGTTCTTCTCATCTCATAGTTGTGAGTTTATTCTATGGATCTAGTATTATTACATATTTCACACCCAAATCAAGTCAGTCAGGGATagaaaaaattctctctcttttctacaCCATTGTGACCCCTATGTTTAACCCTTTGATATATAGCCTAAAAAACAAAGATGTTACTGCTGCATTAAAGAAATTACTATTCAAAATATTAGCCTAA